One segment of Terriglobia bacterium DNA contains the following:
- a CDS encoding DUF1272 domain-containing protein, with the protein MALQMKPECEKCHQALPANGMAMICSYECTFCEKCAAEMKSVCPNCGGELVHRPRRK; encoded by the coding sequence ATGGCTTTACAGATGAAACCGGAATGCGAGAAATGCCACCAAGCATTGCCGGCCAATGGCATGGCGATGATCTGCTCTTACGAATGCACTTTTTGCGAGAAATGCGCGGCGGAGATGAAGAGCGTCTGTCCCAATTGTGGCGGCGAACTGGTGCACCGGCCAAGGCGGAAGTAA
- a CDS encoding prolyl oligopeptidase family serine peptidase — translation MKLMNSRFSLMLVFALVLACLAAVPAQAATTTIAGSFADGAKYLIEVPSPWNGTLLLYSHGYVAPGSANPAQDVGDPGTRAFLLANGFALAGSSYATTGWAIHEALVDQIAVLDLFNAQVGTPMRTIAWGHSLGGIITAGLIQRNPNRFDAALPMCGVLSGGVATWNQALDSAFAFKTFFNPGGPLQVVNIANPTANFLLAEQLLAAANATPQGRARLALANSFGDLPGWFNPASPEPAANDFASQADNQFLWAQQVDFPFIFAFRAELEFRAGGNPSWNTGVNYREQFEHSVNGAEVRALYKQAGLNLEDDLETLNKAARISAEPNAVDYLEQNIIFNGDIDFPVLSMHTEGDGLVSNQNESAYRDVVREAGNERLLRQIFVHRAGHCTFTPAETITALENLISRLDTGHWPDLHADALNAEAATLGPLNVAPPSFFLFHPAQFLRPFDAFDATRCARKHGDNDGGGVPCNAF, via the coding sequence ATGAAGCTTATGAACTCACGCTTTAGCCTGATGTTAGTTTTTGCGCTGGTGCTGGCGTGCCTGGCTGCAGTTCCGGCCCAGGCCGCAACCACAACGATTGCCGGTTCCTTCGCTGATGGAGCCAAATACCTGATTGAAGTGCCCTCGCCATGGAACGGCACATTGCTGCTGTACTCCCACGGCTATGTAGCGCCTGGCTCAGCCAACCCCGCGCAGGACGTGGGTGATCCCGGCACCCGCGCATTCCTCCTGGCGAATGGTTTTGCTCTGGCGGGTTCATCCTATGCCACCACCGGTTGGGCGATTCATGAAGCTTTGGTGGACCAGATCGCCGTGCTTGACCTCTTCAACGCGCAGGTTGGCACGCCCATGCGCACCATTGCCTGGGGGCATTCCCTGGGCGGCATCATCACTGCCGGCCTGATCCAGAGAAATCCCAACCGGTTTGACGCGGCGCTGCCGATGTGCGGCGTACTTTCCGGCGGAGTTGCCACCTGGAACCAGGCGCTGGATTCCGCCTTCGCTTTTAAAACCTTCTTCAATCCCGGAGGGCCTCTTCAGGTTGTCAACATCGCCAACCCGACCGCCAACTTCCTGCTGGCGGAGCAACTGCTGGCTGCGGCCAATGCAACCCCGCAGGGCCGTGCGCGCCTGGCCCTGGCAAACTCTTTCGGAGATTTGCCTGGCTGGTTTAATCCTGCCTCACCCGAGCCCGCCGCCAATGATTTTGCTTCCCAGGCCGACAACCAGTTCTTGTGGGCGCAGCAGGTTGACTTCCCGTTTATCTTTGCTTTTCGCGCGGAGCTGGAGTTTCGTGCCGGTGGCAATCCTTCATGGAATACCGGTGTGAACTACAGGGAGCAGTTTGAACATTCCGTCAACGGCGCGGAAGTTCGCGCTCTTTATAAACAGGCGGGGCTCAACCTGGAAGACGATCTGGAAACCCTGAACAAGGCCGCGCGCATCTCCGCCGAGCCTAACGCGGTGGACTATCTTGAACAGAACATCATCTTCAACGGAGATATCGATTTCCCCGTGCTCAGCATGCACACGGAAGGTGATGGCCTGGTTTCCAACCAGAATGAAAGCGCTTATCGTGACGTGGTGCGCGAGGCCGGCAACGAACGGCTCCTCCGCCAGATCTTCGTGCATCGCGCCGGACACTGCACGTTCACTCCGGCAGAGACCATTACGGCTCTGGAAAACCTGATCAGCCGCCTGGATACGGGCCATTGGCCCGACCTTCACGCGGACGCGCTGAATGCTGAGGCGGCAACCCTGGGACCGCTGAACGTGGCGCCTCCCTCGTTCTTCCTCTTCCATCCGGCGCAGTTCCTGCGCCCCTTTGATGCCTTTGACGCAACTCGTTGCGCCCGTAAGCACGGCGATAATGACGGTGGAGGCGTGCCCTGTAACGCCTTCTAA